A stretch of DNA from Montipora capricornis isolate CH-2021 chromosome 1, ASM3666992v2, whole genome shotgun sequence:
GTCGATCGAGTCTCGACCGACATACCGACCGATAGATCGGTCGATATGTCGATAGAGGTACCCTATAAGATACATGATCCGGTTGATCTACGTTGTTCCAGTGCCTAGCAAAGTTCCCTTGACTTATTGCTGTTTCTGTTAAGGTGGAATATATCAGAAAACTTTGTTAGACATCACGGGTCAAGACGACCACTTTTTGCTGCAGAGAATTGGACAGTCCATGACGTCAGAGTGCAAGGGTTCTTTATCGCCCTACAGAGTTTATGAAGACTGAAGAGTTGCAACGTGATCGAGTCCTCAAATCACCTCTAACCTTCGACCTTGGAGGTCGTTACTAAGGCAGCGCAAGGGACCGTAAgttctacgacggcgacgtcgacgaaaatgtcacctcaaaatatcgcTTTGCTTTATCAAaagtctttcgcggttattctatctcgttcacgtcctacaatgtgggcgaagtatcctactaataaattggtacgagcagttacaaagtgaaaatggagaataaaagattctctgttgcattgctcacgttgtcgtcaaaacctcaaatttggtaatttcacgtcgtccttatGCACAGTACCGCACGAATccgtgctaaaatccgtgctgcacgtgcagcacgattatttatgctcttttaaccaatgatatcattgttttgcggcgttgttgttgccgtcgccgtcgtaaaattTTAAGCTCCCTACTTTCTCCTCGGTGCGGTCTTgattcgaacccgcgacctcctcCCCGAGGGGAGGCCGATGCTCGAACGACTGAGCCACAGGACCCCGGCAACAATAAAATGCCCAGAAAATTGCAATTAAGTTACCCCGCTTCCAATGGGTTCTTAGAAGCAGCAAGAAAAAAAACGCTCAAGGTACTCAGAAACAAAACGAATGCATACCCTGGATAATCTGTAAATTACATCTTGCATTCTGTGGAGAATCAAAATTCCTATTAGGTAAGAAAACAACAGAAACGTAGAGAAGACAAGGATTCTTGAAAAGGGGGATTTAAGACTCCAGAGGGGAAGGGAGTGTCATGAACTTTGATTTTATCTTTGGTCCATTACTGGGgtcattataattatattatacGTGATCCAATACAGTGTTTGTAATTGGCGTTTGAGTTATCCTTTTAAGCTTGAAACAGAAATAATGTGATTCAATCGGCCGCCAGGTCACTAAGTCATTCATGCTTGAGAAAAGAATTGTAGAAAAATCTGTTTTCACCAAAAGAGATTGTTACTTGGGTTTTGTAATATCATTTTGCTTTAAGAGATAAATTGCAAAGTGCAAGCAACTATGAGTACCATGAAAGCACACTTACTTTTCTGGATGAATTGCTGAGAGAACAAAAATTAGGATAATGATGTCCAAACTTTCATCGGGAAATGGAAAGACAAATGTTTTGTCAGTAATATCACACACAAATGCATGACATCTATCTGGATTGTAATCATAGTGTTcctaaaaaaaaagagtttactAAGTTAGCATGTTAGAACTTTAATGAAACACACAAATATTCCATGACTTTCCCTTAAACTTTGTCCTCTCTGAGAACTGGCCAATAATACCAATGACATTCATATATTGTTAATAAAAGTTGTCAAAACATGAGCACAggtgacgaaaaaaaaaaaagaaaaagaagtaaatAATAATGTGCAAGTACTTATCAGCAAAATACATCTTTACTCAATACTTGACAGATGACTTCAGGCTTTTAACAGAGCAAACTTTCTAAAGGATCATTACAAAGGTTGATAACATGGCCGGCTGAAAACTCATCTTCAAAAAGTAAAGACAGATAGTTTTGACAAGTCTGCTAATCAAAGTGACAGCATTTTGGAAATACATTGTAGATTCAAAAGAAATGCAACATGCTTCGAATGTACACTGTCAATCTCAGTTCCTCAATCAAGGTAAACTATTTACCTAATTGACACTTGTACATTCCATGCACATTGCATCTCattttagtttttaatcatatgcaatacatttttcacaagCATGTTATTACATAATGAGATCccactatagatggttttcacgtgacgtcatcgctgccatgttggtggatgaaaacaaaagatatctCATTAgcgtcttttgttcgtccaccagaagtcgtacgtttctctattgttattggagTCTCtggagattggttgaaaacgtcctatagtTTCATGAATTTGAAAATGGTGAGTGAGTTATCGAAACATCATTATACCTACTATCActgatttttattcttaattgtttATCTTAAACATTTCAGGCTAGCATACAGATATTTTTTATGCAGTACTCAAACTCACCTTAACTAAACTTATGGCATTTGAAGAGAAATCACAGCAGTGAACAAACAGGTGTGGATcactatgatttaacaaaatGAAGATATTCTCTCTTTTTCAACTCAGTAATAATTCAAATAGGAGAAACAGCAGAAATATATGATAAATCCAATATAACATCTTACTGAATTTTTTCATTTAGATATCTAGTACTACAAATACTCAGCTTTGCActgagtttgtaaatgtgatagTACAACACTGCCCTCACTATTGTAAACATTACTTTTGTATGGAGTTATCAAAAATGTTAATATAATAATCGGAACTCACTTATTTGCCTCTAAGATGGGAAAAACTGTATTTCCCACCCCACATCCAACCTAAAACAttgacaagcaaaaaaaaaatcagtaacTGGGGACCATTTAACCACTGTAACAGTATCACTGTTTCAAGTGTGTTTTCTTTAGACTCTGAGATATTTACCTCAAGAATTCGTTTGTTTTTGTGACTGCCAGGATATGCTTCTGAAAAAAGTGTACTAGGTGCTAATTTTTTGTCAGTCTTCTTGTTGTTTAACAGATTATTCTCCTCCTTTGCAGTTTGAACATGACCAGACTGTATTGTATCTGAAACGGGCAAAGTTGGATCACTTTGCATTGTAATATTGTTAACATGTCCAACATCAGCTTCGTTAACCACACTCAAGTTCTGTGAACAGCTGGATAACTTTGTCTCCATTCTTGAATCCACCTCCCCATTTGTTGTCTCCAAGTTAATGTTGTGATCATAATGAGAATCTGTTGAGTCTTTTCCTGACAGTTCGGGAAATTCTGTGAACAGCCAGTGACGATCTTTAAAAAACCTTCAATttaaaagaataaattaaaGGGTAAAGTCTTGGCAAAAGGaccttttgaaagaaataatgTCACAAAAACgtatgataataatgataataataataaccctaACAATAttataatgacaataataacaacaacaacaacaacaataataataatgataataatatattattatatattatattgcTGTATTTCAATTCAATAATATtcttaagtacatgtataaaggCCATTAGACAGACAtggataaatttattattattattattattattattcatcccaCATTTTCACCATTGCAACCATTTATCTACTTTTCCAACAACTCCGTTCATGAACTAAGCTAATCAGTCCTTCTGTCACTATACTAATCACCTGTTCTGATGCTGCATATAAAATTCATCCCAAAAGTTACTGGCTTTCTCCTCATACAATGCTACAACATGATGACAAAGAGAAAAAGGTAACATTACAGCACTCCAAAGAGGAATGGCAGAGAATTCGTCACGGGTATCTAAAGAAATCCTAGTAAAAATAATACTTTGTTCAATTTTTCACAGTTTAAGTTTTTCATGTTTTACTTGAGAATTTTCACCAACCTATTCAgcttattactttcaataaaATATAGCAAAACCCATGCATTACAAGGCAAAAGACAAAAGTAGGAAAATACAATAAAGTACCCTGCTGATCTTGCCCAAGTTTTtcttgagaattttcattaattttttgtaatgCAGATTGCTCTTGTTCACTGTCCCATTCCACATTATCCCTGGATGTGAAAAACCaaactttattaattttgtataTCATGCAGTTAGCCAAGTGAACACTATAGAACATCAAGGCAGCATATCGCTCTGACGTTTTTAAATCCTACTCCCAACCTCAACCTCAGGGCAACCCCTGGAATAAATCCAACCTTTGAGTCAGTCCCATGGTCTCACTTTCTACGGATACAGATGAACCTTAATTATCGGGACTTCTTGATTATCTGGACTTTTTTTCTTGATTAtctgggggtgcagggatggcgcagtggtgagagcactcgcctcccaccagtgtggcccgggttcaattcctcgactcagcgtcatatgtgggttgagtttgttggttctctactctgcaccgagaggttttctccagatactccagtttcccctatcctcaaaaaccaacatttgacttgatttgcgttgattgttaatttcactttacagtgtccccaattagtgctccagtgctaaatcgactagacacttaaataaagttcctttcctttcctttcctttctctgGTCACAATTTTTCACGAATATTATAATTTGAGAAAATAGAGGCAAGTGGAGTTTTCTGTGTAAAACTCTTAAGGAATGCCCCAATGCAAGCTAATTTTTCAATTCAGCGGTGACCAGATTTCGAGATTTCTATGTGCACAACCAAACAAAATCcttgaagggggtagtttctaaagaaactgtggtactatgttggtggggaagtagtatacaaacattttggttttatcaacggagttgataatgtaaattggtcaccgtaaagaaattctaaaagctgacgtttcgtgcgttagcctttcgtcagagcaaatcctTGCAAACTACGTTACATCACAATTATTAACCTCTAACAGCTGGATTGGATGGATTTTAGAATGCCCACCAAATATCACATTTGAGGTATCAAGCAGTGATTTAACAGAAATCTTTCTTTCGACACCAATTTGAGGAAGACTGCATGACAATATTGTAAAGAAAAGTCTGTTATGCCAAATTAATTTGTAAAACTAGTTCTGGATCTCGATCGTTTATCTACAAGCAGTACGTTTAATCTCATCTTACCATGCATTATGTTCAAAAACTTTCCTCGGATCAGATAGAAACCGGTTTCCAAACTGGGGTCGTAAAACGTCTCTGTCATCCGCCATCTTTTCTTTCTATTGCTCCCAGGCCTATGGGAGTCTTGTGGCGGCGCAGTGGGAAATGGCTGCGTCGAAAAGTGGGACGGAGACGCGGAGAAAAAAGACGCGAGGACttaccatttgtttaacttttcatcatatttcgcAAAATTCTCGTCTGTTGATCGTAACTGCATTGTACCCCAGTTTTAAGTTCATCATTTGTACAATGTAAAGCAAGTAttggggttagggtttagggttagggttagaccACAAAGACAGTCGGCTTTTGCGACTCGCCCACCTCCCCTGATGGCGGTTGACCAAGCTCCTATGTGCCCATATCCTTGTCGCATGCCTACTGCCTCATCAGTCGCGGACTCTTCCCATACCTTAATCTTATGCGATgaggtaatgagtatgcagtgaggatatggTACTACCAAGTTACACAGTGGAACAATTtaggcaacatgaacgaaacgttggTAAGATCATTTCTCGGATCATTTTACCATTCCCCAAGTATATCGAGGCTTAAATTTCAATCATTGGACAACCCCAAGCAGAGATTTAAAATTACTTCCACTTTCTGCATCCTaacctataaatttttaattatgcatttcactcgtagttgtCTGTGTCACGTGACATTTCTTGACTAAAgacgtcataacgcttgtttttgacattggggaacgtttaccctaaaaaattccgacaactttttccttgaaactgcttaaaacaaCCATTAAAGTATAATTATACCTATTAATGTGGCATCGTCCATTTTCATTGTGACTTCTATGGACACTTACTACGTGACTTgacctgtttttttcttttaatattaaTTTACCGTTTCCGTTAGGATAGGGATATGATTAAAAGGCAGAATGATAAAGCCTCGATAAGAATTCTAGTGGAAAACGTAAGCTGAATCTCAGTTCTCTCTCTCTATGATGCAGACTCGTTTACACCAGTTTAAGTTACTCTCAATGCACATTTAAACGTGGgaatgacttgaaaaaattgctccGTTATACCAACTTTCGGAATGACGTCCGTGCGGCTCTCCCCGTTGAAATCATTTTATTGCAGAAAGGATGGGAAAGTTTGGATAGATCATTCCAGATTGCGCGCGAAATGCACTGTTCTGTTTTTAGTAAAATTAACTGATATATTCTCTGTGTACAGATATCAAACGTTTTATCCAGTCTATAAAAGTATATTTTACTAGATACACGTATACATAAATAACCTGAGATATGATTAAAAATTGTTCACGATATTGTGCCTTTAGCAAGAGGATGCAAGTGATTTTAAAACGATTTGTGCCTTTTGCATTAAGGTTAATAAGCGGCCTTAATAGTTTCAGGCAGCAGTTTTACTATCAGTTTATTGCCAAGGACATCTTtccctctttttctttggagcGCATTGCCAACATTTGGGTTTACGTTTGCTACCAACTAGGCTTACccggaataaaatgaaaaaaagttggaaataTAGCCTAATTTCGCATTTGGTAAGAAAAGAGCATGAATTTCGGTGTACCAAACTGGAGAACACAGCCCAACCAACGAAAATGATCGAAGACTGGGCATTTTTCACTTTGCCACAAATCTAACGTAAGTCAACGTTTCATAACTTTGTTGCCAAAGTGGCTGATAGCTTGTGCGTTTCCTGACCTTCGGTGAATTGAGTATTTCTTACCCAGGTAAGTGTGGAAGATAAGCAAAAACCCTGCAGGAAGACAGGCGATTTTTAGATAGAgatatattttatttctttcaaatatttaggTATGGATACGAAACATTTTAAGTTGCTAAGATTTTCTTCCGAAGTAGCAACTTTTTTGTTCTTCAATTTTAgacttttttctttgcttttccgtAGAGGCTGTCGAGTGTCAATCCCGTGAACACAAAAAGAACACCAAACCACTGACGAGTGATCAGAGAATTGCCAAACAAAAGCACGGATCCCAGGATGGTGAAGAACTTGCGTGTGGTGGTCATAATAGAACAAGTCAGAGGGCCAAAGTTTGCAACGGtcataaaaatgaaattctgaAAGGAAAAATATACATTTGCGTTAATGGTTTGCCTTATTACGTCTGATCGTCATCTCCGGTGGCTACTTAAGaagtaaaaataaatttgacttcCAAACGTTTCATATGAGGAAGGACAAGATGCCCGCGCAAAGACAACCTGTGGGCAGGCCTGTCTTCGCGGGGCAAGCGAAAAAGATAGGGGACTGGGTAGGAGGAAGACACAGCTCCACTCTACCTctgaattgacgattatcgttaataggccattttcgaaatatcaaatattcagcttgatagtgaggacaaaaacaatatagaaacacgttggaatgaacgtgaaaaatatttgcatatcatccactttcctttgtctttgtcctctaaacctctctttcaagctgaatcttaatacatcgaaaaaggcctattcctTATTTTCTATGAAGTTACTACTATCATTAATTTAGAAAACTGGAAGTTTGATAtcgattatgggaaatggtaacaattttttttcaagagacaacccaagtgtatagacacaggactcgaacctgggaatgtttgTTGATTCACCCTTCAACCTAACCACTTTACCACCACACCGCCATTTTTCCCAGAGTCAATATTTTAAGGTTCCTGACCGTGCCAACCTGATTACTAGAAAGTGGCTGATGGCGACGCAGCGCGACTGACGCGTGGCTCTCCCACATGGAAAGTAAACAACATTCGCAACTTTGCAaactctttttttcttaaaaattatGCGGACGTATCATCTTCTGGAAATGTTTATCTATCTGTAGGAAGGCTGAAAATTCTTTGGAGTCCAACAGAAAACAATTCATTTCCCACTGTTCTGAACAACTTATATGATTCAACCATCGATCGAGGGACACAGCCGTCCTTGGAGTCGTGAACGCTACGGAAAACGAGCAAAAATCGCCAAAGGAGGATTCCCATATTTGTAGAGCAAGTGAAGAAGATACTCCAACAAACTGTGTCCCTTTTTACAAAGAGCTCGAGGTTGAGCTCTCGACCCAATTCCACCGATTTCTTCGCTCAGGTAAACATTAGATCTCAGGCAGAGGTACGCGCGTGCGTGCACGCGGTTGGGAATTTCACGCATGCTCAAATGGCGATCTTGACAAATTCCTGTGAAGTATGTtgtcattctcgtcaccagagcctcggatagacccaaggctctgggaaactctatgtaggagatcatgcgcagtagggttCTCACAGCcgaa
This window harbors:
- the LOC138042105 gene encoding tRNA N(3)-methylcytidine methyltransferase METTL2-like isoform X2, whose protein sequence is MTETFYDPSLETGFYLIRGKFLNIMHALYEEKASNFWDEFYMQHQNRFFKDRHWLFTEFPELSGKDSTDSHYDHNINLETTNGEVDSRMETKLSSCSQNLSVVNEADVGHVNNITMQSDPTLPVSDTIQSGHVQTAKEENNLLNNKKTDKKLAPSTLFSEAYPGSHKNKRILEVGCGVGNTVFPILEANNDPHLFVHCCDFSSNAISLVKEHYDYNPDRCHAFVCDITDKTFVFPFPDESLDIIILIFVLSAIHPEKMQDVIYRLSRLLKPGGLILFRDYGRFDMAQLRFKKGKCLAENFYVRGDGTRVYFFTQDDLTRMFQAAGLLEEQNYVDRRLQVNRGRQLKMYRVWIQCKFRKPS
- the LOC138042105 gene encoding tRNA N(3)-methylcytidine methyltransferase METTL2-like isoform X1, with amino-acid sequence MADDRDVLRPQFGNRFLSDPRKVFEHNAWDNVEWDSEQEQSALQKINENSQEKLGQDQQALYEEKASNFWDEFYMQHQNRFFKDRHWLFTEFPELSGKDSTDSHYDHNINLETTNGEVDSRMETKLSSCSQNLSVVNEADVGHVNNITMQSDPTLPVSDTIQSGHVQTAKEENNLLNNKKTDKKLAPSTLFSEAYPGSHKNKRILEVGCGVGNTVFPILEANNDPHLFVHCCDFSSNAISLVKEHYDYNPDRCHAFVCDITDKTFVFPFPDESLDIIILIFVLSAIHPEKMQDVIYRLSRLLKPGGLILFRDYGRFDMAQLRFKKGKCLAENFYVRGDGTRVYFFTQDDLTRMFQAAGLLEEQNYVDRRLQVNRGRQLKMYRVWIQCKFRKPS